One Pseudomonas lalucatii genomic window carries:
- a CDS encoding phage tail tape measure protein, which translates to MARDLKLEVVLHALDRASRPFKAIAGSGVGLARTLRDTRGELKGLQAQQKDIASFRSLKGASEQTASALQANRDTLRQLSRELAGHERTLAPLQASYDALSAESNTLADKHQALTKQLRLARQESRTANQVWQENRKRIRELGQQLGNTAQPTQKLRDEYAQLVAKQKDQLVLVRRLGDEQKALAQQHRASSASTKQTKERVAELATQLREARTPLQALNQAFRSNLREGHALKAKHAEQQRELQGLRGQLNAAGISTRTLGQHERDLRGKINQTNQALALQEARLKRVTAQQQRLAKAKGQYDATQALAGSMAANGAGGLAAGSGILYSGARLLAPGLDFDASMSKVQALTRLAKDDPQLQALRDQARALGASTQFTAGQAADAQGFLGMAGFDPKAIQAAMPGMLALAKAGDSDLAETADIASNILTGFNLQAGETGRLGDVLVGTFTRSNTNLQMLGETMKYVAPVAAGVGQDIETVAAMAGKLGDAGIQGSMGGTALRAIISRLAEPPKMAAKALAKLGVEAKDAQGNLRDLPSVLAELHSKTKALGNADRAGFFKAIAGEEAFSGLQVLVDQAGSGKLQQFIGTLRQAQGEAETTAKVMADNLRGDLDSLGSAWEDLGIQLQDQQNGPLRGLTQGLTRVIGSVKGWIAENPELAGQIVKTAAGIGLLMAGMGGLTLAMASILGPFAMVRFGMMLLGIKSLGLGQGLLWLGRTVLPLVGKGLLLIGRALMLNPIGLAITAIAGGAYLIYRNWDKVGPYFQGLWGEIKAGFSGGLAGIATTLLNFSPLGLLYRAFAGVMGYLGVELPGKFSEFGGMLMTGLANGIRNALGSVKTAVLDAGDSAIGYFKEKLGIHSPSRVFAELGGHTMAGLSQGLERGQGGPLAAIGSLGKQLAQAGALALGIGSGAVALDSRAPLAASNGGAPVVVQGDTLHITIQAAPGTDVAGLRQMLNQLLDERERGKAARVRSALYDRD; encoded by the coding sequence ATGGCGCGCGATCTAAAACTTGAGGTAGTACTCCACGCGCTGGACCGCGCCAGCAGACCCTTCAAGGCCATCGCCGGCAGCGGCGTCGGCCTGGCCCGCACCCTGCGCGACACCCGCGGCGAGCTCAAGGGCCTGCAGGCCCAGCAGAAGGACATCGCCAGCTTCCGCAGCCTCAAGGGCGCCAGCGAGCAAACCGCCAGCGCCCTGCAGGCCAACCGCGACACCCTGCGCCAGCTGTCCCGCGAGCTGGCCGGCCACGAGCGCACCCTCGCCCCGCTGCAGGCCAGCTACGACGCCCTCAGCGCCGAATCCAACACCCTGGCCGACAAGCACCAGGCCCTGACCAAGCAGCTGCGCCTGGCCCGGCAGGAGTCGCGCACGGCCAACCAGGTCTGGCAGGAGAACCGCAAGCGCATCCGCGAGCTGGGCCAGCAGCTGGGCAACACCGCCCAGCCCACCCAGAAGCTGCGCGACGAGTACGCCCAGCTGGTCGCCAAGCAGAAGGACCAGTTGGTCCTGGTGCGCCGCCTGGGCGACGAGCAGAAGGCCCTGGCCCAGCAGCATCGCGCCAGCTCAGCCAGCACCAAGCAGACCAAGGAGCGCGTCGCCGAGCTGGCCACCCAGCTGCGCGAGGCGCGCACGCCGCTGCAGGCGCTCAACCAGGCCTTCCGCAGCAACCTCCGCGAGGGCCATGCCCTCAAGGCCAAGCATGCCGAGCAGCAGCGCGAGCTCCAGGGCCTGCGTGGCCAGCTCAACGCCGCCGGCATCAGCACCCGCACCCTCGGCCAGCACGAGCGCGATCTGCGCGGCAAGATCAACCAGACCAACCAGGCCCTCGCCCTGCAGGAGGCGCGCCTCAAGCGCGTCACCGCCCAGCAGCAGCGCCTGGCCAAGGCCAAGGGCCAGTACGACGCCACCCAGGCCCTGGCCGGCAGCATGGCCGCCAACGGCGCCGGCGGCCTGGCGGCCGGCAGCGGCATTCTCTACAGCGGCGCGCGCCTGCTCGCCCCAGGGCTGGACTTCGACGCCAGCATGAGCAAGGTGCAGGCCCTCACCCGCCTGGCCAAGGATGACCCGCAGCTGCAGGCCCTGCGCGACCAGGCCCGGGCGCTGGGCGCCAGCACCCAGTTCACCGCCGGCCAGGCCGCCGACGCCCAGGGCTTCCTGGGCATGGCCGGCTTCGACCCCAAGGCCATCCAGGCCGCCATGCCCGGCATGCTCGCCCTGGCCAAGGCCGGCGACAGCGACCTGGCGGAAACCGCCGACATCGCCAGCAACATCCTCACCGGCTTCAACCTGCAGGCCGGCGAAACCGGGCGCCTGGGCGACGTGCTGGTGGGCACCTTCACCCGCTCCAACACCAACCTGCAGATGCTCGGCGAAACCATGAAGTACGTGGCGCCGGTGGCCGCTGGCGTGGGGCAGGACATCGAGACGGTCGCGGCCATGGCCGGCAAGCTGGGCGACGCCGGCATCCAGGGCAGCATGGGCGGCACCGCCCTGCGCGCCATCATCAGCCGCCTGGCCGAGCCGCCGAAGATGGCCGCCAAGGCCCTGGCCAAGCTCGGCGTCGAGGCCAAGGACGCCCAGGGCAACCTGCGCGACCTGCCCAGCGTGCTGGCCGAGCTGCACAGCAAGACCAAGGCCCTGGGCAACGCCGACCGCGCCGGCTTCTTCAAGGCCATCGCCGGCGAGGAGGCCTTCAGCGGCCTGCAGGTGCTGGTCGACCAGGCCGGCAGCGGTAAGCTGCAGCAGTTCATCGGCACCTTGCGCCAGGCCCAGGGCGAGGCCGAAACCACCGCCAAGGTCATGGCCGACAACCTGCGCGGCGACCTCGATTCCCTAGGCAGCGCCTGGGAGGATCTCGGCATCCAGCTGCAGGACCAGCAGAACGGCCCGCTGCGCGGCCTCACCCAGGGCCTCACCCGCGTCATCGGCAGCGTCAAGGGCTGGATAGCCGAGAACCCCGAGCTGGCCGGGCAGATCGTCAAGACCGCCGCCGGCATCGGCCTGCTCATGGCCGGCATGGGCGGCCTCACCCTGGCCATGGCCAGCATCCTCGGCCCCTTCGCCATGGTGCGCTTCGGCATGATGCTGCTGGGCATCAAGAGCCTCGGCCTCGGCCAGGGCCTGCTCTGGCTGGGGCGCACCGTGCTGCCCCTGGTCGGCAAGGGCCTGCTGCTGATCGGCCGCGCGCTGATGCTCAACCCCATCGGCCTGGCCATCACCGCCATCGCCGGCGGCGCCTACCTGATCTACCGCAACTGGGACAAGGTCGGCCCCTACTTCCAGGGCCTGTGGGGCGAGATCAAGGCCGGCTTCAGCGGCGGCCTGGCCGGCATCGCCACCACCCTGCTCAACTTCAGCCCCCTGGGCCTGCTCTACCGCGCCTTCGCCGGCGTCATGGGCTACCTGGGCGTGGAGCTGCCCGGCAAGTTCAGCGAGTTCGGCGGCATGCTGATGACCGGGCTGGCCAACGGCATCCGCAACGCCCTGGGCAGCGTCAAGACCGCCGTGCTGGACGCCGGCGACAGCGCCATCGGCTACTTCAAGGAGAAGCTCGGCATCCACAGCCCCAGCCGCGTGTTCGCCGAGCTGGGCGGCCACACCATGGCCGGGCTCAGCCAGGGCCTCGAGCGCGGCCAGGGCGGCCCCCTGGCCGCCATCGGCAGCCTCGGCAAGCAACTGGCCCAGGCCGGCGCTCTAGCCCTGGGCATCGGCAGCGGCGCCGTGGCCCTGGACAGTCGCGCGCCCCTGGCCGCCAGCAACGGCGGCGCGCCGGTGGTGGTCCAGGGCGACACCCTGCACATCACCATCCAGGCCGCACCGGGCACCGACGTGGCCGGCCTGCGGCAGATGCTCAACCAGCTGCTCGACGAACGCGAGCGCGGCAAGGCCGCCCGCGTGCGCTCGGCGCTCTACGACAGGGACTGA
- a CDS encoding GpE family phage tail protein, with protein sequence MADIAMVFHWGPQQMDAMDLAELMDWRERARERWELQHGARSKT encoded by the coding sequence ATGGCCGACATCGCCATGGTCTTCCACTGGGGGCCGCAGCAGATGGACGCCATGGACCTGGCCGAACTGATGGACTGGCGCGAGCGCGCCCGCGAACGATGGGAGCTGCAGCATGGCGCGCGATCTAAAACTTGA
- a CDS encoding phage tail assembly protein: protein MTQPTHSAPIVLEQAIARGKERIDSITLRKPAAGELRGLKLADLLQGDVNAVIRLVPRISQPTLTEPEVAALDVVDLTACADEIVVFLQTRAPKAQAEPSPAS, encoded by the coding sequence ATGACCCAACCCACCCACAGCGCGCCCATCGTCCTTGAGCAGGCCATCGCCCGCGGCAAGGAACGCATCGACAGCATCACCCTGCGCAAGCCGGCCGCCGGCGAGCTGCGCGGCCTCAAGCTGGCCGACCTGCTGCAGGGCGACGTCAACGCCGTGATCCGCCTGGTGCCGCGCATCAGCCAGCCGACCCTCACCGAGCCGGAGGTGGCCGCCCTGGACGTGGTCGACCTCACCGCCTGCGCGGACGAGATCGTGGTTTTTTTGCAAACGCGGGCGCCCAAGGCGCAGGCCGAGCCCTCCCCCGCGTCGTAG
- a CDS encoding phage major tail tube protein, with protein MALPRKLKNMNLYNDGASYMGLSKSVTLPNLTRKMEAWRGAGMDGPVKVDLGHGDDGIQVEWTLGGYDMTAVRQYGITSASGAMLRWAGAVQRDDTGEVSAVEVVVRGRHEEIDFGDAEVGEDTEHKITTTCSYYKLTVDGNVEVEIDLLNFVFIVGGEDRLAEQRKAIGL; from the coding sequence ATGGCCCTGCCCCGCAAGCTCAAGAACATGAACCTGTACAACGACGGCGCCAGCTACATGGGCCTGTCGAAGTCGGTCACCCTGCCCAACCTCACCCGCAAGATGGAAGCCTGGCGCGGCGCCGGCATGGACGGCCCGGTCAAAGTGGACTTGGGCCACGGCGACGACGGCATCCAGGTCGAATGGACCCTCGGCGGCTACGACATGACCGCCGTGCGCCAGTACGGCATCACCTCGGCCAGCGGCGCCATGCTGCGCTGGGCCGGCGCCGTTCAGCGCGACGACACCGGCGAGGTTTCGGCGGTGGAGGTGGTGGTGCGCGGTCGCCATGAGGAGATCGACTTCGGCGACGCCGAGGTCGGGGAAGACACCGAGCACAAGATCACCACCACCTGCAGCTACTACAAGCTCACCGTGGACGGCAACGTCGAGGTCGAAATCGACCTGCTCAACTTCGTATTCATCGTGGGCGGCGAAGACCGCCTCGCCGAGCAACGCAAGGCCATCGGCCTGTAA
- a CDS encoding phage tail sheath protein, protein MATDYHHGVRVVEINEGTRPIRTISTAVIGLVATASDADAVAFPLDTPVLLTDVLTAIGKAGTQGTLAKALDAIADNASPLTVVVRVAEGVDEAATTSNVIGSVTAGGQFTGLKALLAAKTKLGVTPRILGCPGLDTLAVATELASIAQQLRAFAYVSAWGCATKEEAVAYRDNFGARELMVIWPDFQIWDSVTSQALNTPAVARALGLRAKLDEQVGWHKTLSNIPVNGVTGISKDVFWDLQNPATDAGYLNANEVTTLIREGGFRFWGSRTCSDDPLFAFENYTRTAQVLADTIAEAHLWAVDKPMHASLVRDIIEGINAKFRELKAQGYIIDGQCWYDEAANDATTLKAGKLYLDYDYTPVPPLENLLLRQRITDRYLVDFASRIGG, encoded by the coding sequence ATGGCCACCGATTACCACCACGGCGTGCGCGTCGTCGAAATCAACGAGGGCACCCGCCCGATTCGCACCATCTCCACCGCCGTGATCGGCCTGGTGGCCACCGCCAGCGATGCCGATGCCGTGGCCTTCCCGCTCGACACCCCGGTGCTGCTCACCGATGTGCTGACCGCCATCGGCAAGGCCGGCACCCAGGGCACCCTGGCCAAGGCGCTGGACGCCATCGCCGACAACGCCAGCCCGCTCACCGTGGTGGTGCGCGTCGCCGAGGGCGTCGACGAGGCCGCCACCACCAGCAACGTCATCGGCAGCGTCACCGCCGGCGGCCAGTTCACCGGCCTCAAGGCCCTGCTGGCGGCCAAGACCAAGCTCGGCGTTACCCCGCGCATCCTCGGCTGCCCGGGCCTGGACACCCTGGCGGTGGCCACCGAACTGGCCAGCATCGCCCAGCAGCTGCGCGCCTTCGCCTACGTCAGTGCCTGGGGCTGCGCCACCAAGGAAGAGGCCGTCGCCTACCGCGACAACTTCGGCGCCCGCGAGCTGATGGTCATCTGGCCGGACTTCCAGATCTGGGACAGCGTCACCAGCCAGGCCCTCAACACACCGGCCGTGGCCCGCGCCCTGGGCCTGCGTGCCAAGCTCGACGAGCAGGTGGGCTGGCACAAGACGTTGTCCAACATACCGGTGAACGGCGTCACCGGCATCAGCAAGGACGTGTTCTGGGACCTGCAGAACCCCGCCACCGACGCCGGCTACCTCAACGCCAACGAGGTCACCACCCTGATCCGCGAGGGCGGCTTCCGTTTCTGGGGCTCGCGCACCTGCAGCGATGACCCGCTGTTCGCTTTCGAGAACTACACACGCACCGCCCAGGTGCTGGCCGACACCATCGCCGAGGCGCACCTGTGGGCCGTCGACAAGCCCATGCACGCCAGCCTGGTGCGCGACATCATCGAGGGCATCAACGCCAAGTTCCGCGAGCTCAAGGCCCAGGGCTACATCATCGACGGCCAGTGCTGGTACGACGAGGCCGCCAACGACGCCACCACCCTCAAGGCCGGCAAGCTGTACCTGGACTACGACTACACCCCTGTGCCGCCGCTGGAGAACCTGCTGCTGCGCCAGCGCATCACCGACCGTTACCTGGTCGACTTCGCCAGCCGCATCGGCGGCTGA